A region from the Curtobacterium sp. MCBA15_012 genome encodes:
- the lysA gene encoding diaminopimelate decarboxylase — protein MSENPLAPPRLRFPEDASALTARIWPASATRTDDGELAVGGVAAADLVAQYGSPLYVVDERDVQSRAARVRTAFTDAFARIGTRAHVYYAAKAFLTTQVAAWMAEADLRLDVCSAGEMAVGLAAGVDPARMGLHGNDKSDAEIARAVELGLGTIVLDSHEEIGRVARAATAAGTVQRVRIRINSGVHASTHDYLATAREDQKFGIPLTEAVAAAEAVRAEPSLAFVGLHSHIGSQIFEESGFREAARRLMDVHAELVATGPVPELNLGGGWGIDYTEADSAFDPEDVAEALATIVAEACAERDIPVPEVAVEPGRYIVGPAGLTLYRVGTIKPVVLEDEHGTAATRTYVSVDGGMSDNVRPALYGADYTARLVRSSDVPAVLTRVVGKHCESGDVVVNDEYLPGDVRRGDLLAVAATGAYCWSLASNYNHVGRPPVVAVADGAARILVRGESIDDLLARDTGVVVGPGR, from the coding sequence GTGAGCGAGAACCCACTGGCCCCGCCGCGGCTGCGGTTCCCCGAGGACGCCTCCGCGCTGACCGCGCGGATCTGGCCCGCGTCGGCGACGCGGACCGACGACGGCGAGCTGGCCGTGGGCGGCGTGGCCGCCGCCGACCTCGTCGCGCAGTACGGGTCCCCGCTGTACGTGGTGGACGAGCGTGACGTGCAGTCCCGCGCCGCCCGGGTCCGCACGGCGTTCACCGACGCGTTCGCCCGGATCGGCACCCGCGCCCACGTGTACTACGCCGCGAAGGCCTTCCTCACGACGCAGGTCGCGGCGTGGATGGCCGAGGCGGACCTCCGGCTCGACGTCTGCTCCGCGGGCGAGATGGCGGTCGGGCTCGCCGCCGGGGTCGACCCGGCGCGCATGGGCCTGCACGGCAACGACAAGTCCGACGCCGAGATCGCCCGGGCGGTCGAGCTCGGCCTCGGCACGATCGTGCTCGACAGCCACGAGGAGATCGGCCGCGTCGCGCGTGCCGCCACCGCGGCCGGGACGGTCCAGCGCGTGCGCATCCGGATCAACAGCGGCGTGCACGCGTCGACGCACGACTACCTCGCGACCGCGCGCGAGGACCAGAAGTTCGGCATCCCGCTGACCGAGGCGGTCGCCGCGGCCGAGGCCGTCCGTGCGGAGCCGTCGCTCGCGTTCGTCGGGCTGCACTCGCACATCGGCTCGCAGATCTTCGAGGAGTCCGGGTTCCGCGAGGCCGCCCGTCGCCTGATGGACGTGCACGCCGAGCTCGTCGCGACCGGACCCGTCCCCGAGCTGAACCTCGGCGGCGGCTGGGGCATCGACTACACCGAGGCGGACAGCGCCTTCGACCCCGAGGACGTCGCGGAGGCCCTGGCGACGATCGTGGCCGAGGCATGCGCCGAACGGGACATCCCGGTGCCCGAGGTCGCGGTCGAGCCCGGTCGGTACATCGTCGGACCGGCCGGTCTCACGCTCTACCGCGTCGGGACGATCAAGCCGGTCGTGCTCGAGGACGAGCACGGCACCGCGGCCACCCGGACGTACGTGTCGGTCGACGGCGGCATGAGCGACAACGTCCGACCGGCGCTGTACGGGGCGGACTACACGGCCCGGCTCGTGCGCAGCTCGGACGTCCCCGCGGTGCTCACCCGGGTCGTCGGCAAGCACTGCGAGTCCGGCGACGTCGTGGTGAACGACGAGTACCTGCCCGGCGACGTGCGGCGCGGGGACCTCCTCGCGGTCGCCGCGACCGGTGCCTACTGCTGGTCGCTCGCGAGCAACTACAACCACGTCGGCCGCCCGCCGGTCGTCGCGGTGGCGGACGGCGCAGCCCGTATCCTCGTGCGGGGCGAGTCGATCGACGACCTGCTCGCCCGCGACACGGGGGTCGTCGTCGGCCCCGGCCGCTGA
- the prmC gene encoding peptide chain release factor N(5)-glutamine methyltransferase, with amino-acid sequence MTGPTEDGREARPAPATSVPFAADRLLDEAVAALVAHGVPSARVDAELLLAWASGTSRGAVQVRALTGGAIAGEHVERFRHAVARRVTREPLQHITGEAHFRALTLAVGPGVFVPRPETEGVVQFGIDALRATAVAEPVAVDLGSGSGAIAIAMDTEVPNAVVYAVERSPEALPWTRRNIEAHGGTVRLVEGDLGDALPELDGTVSVVVSNPPYVPDDMVPVDPEVRDHDPALALYGGPDGLDAVRALTETAWRLLVPGGLVVVEHAEQQGAGVREVLARRGFRSPETHVDLTGRDRTTTATR; translated from the coding sequence GTGACCGGACCGACGGAGGACGGACGGGAGGCGCGACCCGCCCCCGCCACGTCCGTCCCGTTCGCGGCCGACCGCCTGCTCGACGAGGCGGTCGCCGCGCTCGTCGCGCACGGCGTGCCGTCGGCACGGGTCGACGCCGAGCTGCTGCTCGCCTGGGCGTCCGGGACCTCGCGCGGGGCCGTGCAGGTGCGCGCACTGACCGGCGGCGCCATCGCGGGGGAGCACGTCGAGCGCTTCCGGCACGCGGTGGCACGCCGGGTCACGCGCGAGCCGCTGCAGCACATCACGGGCGAGGCGCACTTCCGCGCCCTGACCCTGGCGGTCGGCCCCGGCGTCTTCGTGCCGCGGCCGGAGACCGAGGGCGTCGTGCAGTTCGGCATCGACGCGCTCCGGGCGACCGCGGTCGCCGAGCCGGTCGCCGTCGACCTGGGGTCCGGCAGCGGGGCGATCGCCATCGCGATGGACACCGAGGTGCCGAACGCCGTCGTGTACGCGGTCGAACGCTCACCCGAGGCGCTGCCGTGGACCCGCCGGAACATCGAGGCCCACGGCGGGACGGTCCGGCTCGTCGAGGGCGACCTCGGCGACGCGCTGCCCGAGCTCGACGGCACCGTGTCGGTCGTCGTGTCGAACCCGCCGTACGTCCCGGACGACATGGTGCCGGTCGATCCGGAGGTCCGCGACCACGACCCGGCCCTCGCGTTGTACGGCGGCCCGGACGGCCTCGACGCCGTCCGGGCGCTGACCGAGACGGCGTGGCGGCTCCTCGTGCCGGGCGGCCTGGTGGTCGTCGAGCACGCCGAGCAGCAGGGCGCCGGCGTCCGCGAGGTGCTGGCGCGCCGCGGGTTCCGCTCGCCGGAGACGCACGTCGACCTCACCGGTCGCGACCGCACGACCACGGCGACCCGCTAG
- the prfA gene encoding peptide chain release factor 1, with product MFESVAGLLAEHEDLTQQLSDPALHADAARAKKVNRRYAELNQIKAAYEAWQAAGEDLAAARELAREDDAFADEVPSLEEQLAERQERLRRLLIPRDPDDGRDVIMEIKGGEGGEESALFAADLLRMYTHYAETKGWKVELLERTESDLGGYKDVQVAIKSNTTDPSQGVWAHLKYEGGVHRVQRVPATESQGRIHTSTTGVLVFPEVDEPEEVQINQNDLKIDVYRSSGPGGQSVNTTDSAVRITHLPTGITVAMQNEKSQLQNREAGMRVLRARILARQQEELDAIASDARKSQIRGMDRSERIRTYNFPENRIADHRTGYKAYDLDRVMNGALEPVVQSAISADEEARLAAIGDQDA from the coding sequence GTGTTCGAGTCGGTGGCAGGGCTGCTGGCGGAACACGAGGACCTGACGCAGCAGCTGTCGGACCCCGCGCTCCACGCCGACGCAGCCCGCGCGAAGAAGGTGAACCGGCGCTACGCCGAGCTCAACCAGATCAAGGCCGCGTACGAGGCCTGGCAGGCGGCGGGGGAGGACCTCGCCGCCGCCAGGGAGCTCGCCCGTGAGGACGACGCCTTCGCGGACGAGGTCCCCTCGCTCGAGGAGCAGCTGGCCGAGCGGCAGGAGCGCCTGCGCCGGCTGCTCATCCCGCGCGACCCCGACGACGGCCGCGACGTGATCATGGAGATCAAGGGCGGCGAGGGCGGCGAGGAGTCGGCGCTGTTCGCCGCGGACCTGCTGCGCATGTACACGCACTACGCGGAGACGAAGGGCTGGAAGGTCGAGCTCCTCGAGCGCACCGAGTCCGACCTCGGCGGCTACAAGGACGTCCAGGTCGCGATCAAGTCGAACACGACGGACCCGTCGCAGGGCGTCTGGGCACACCTCAAGTACGAGGGCGGGGTGCACCGCGTGCAGCGGGTGCCGGCGACCGAGTCGCAGGGGCGCATCCACACGTCGACCACCGGCGTGCTGGTGTTCCCCGAGGTTGACGAGCCCGAGGAGGTCCAGATCAACCAGAACGACCTCAAGATCGACGTCTACCGGTCCTCCGGTCCCGGCGGCCAGTCCGTGAACACGACGGACTCCGCGGTCCGCATCACGCACCTGCCCACGGGCATCACGGTCGCGATGCAGAACGAGAAGTCGCAGCTGCAGAACCGCGAGGCCGGCATGCGCGTCCTGCGGGCGCGCATCCTCGCACGCCAGCAGGAGGAGCTCGACGCCATCGCGTCGGACGCGCGCAAGTCGCAGATCCGGGGAATGGACCGCTCGGAGCGCATCCGCACGTACAACTTCCCGGAGAACCGCATCGCGGACCACCGCACCGGGTACAAGGCGTACGACCTGGACCGTGTGATGAACGGTGCGCTGGAGCCCGTGGTCCAGTCCGCCATCAGCGCGGACGAGGAGGCCCGCCTGGCCGCCATCGGCGACCAGGACGCGTGA
- a CDS encoding LmeA family phospholipid-binding protein translates to MSVAPAPSRRRRRWPIVLVVVLLVLAALVVVAEFVLRGVVDRVIADQVEQSLPEGATGEVTAHAEGVVLPQLVTGTLDRVDIRSDRLTVDGVPLAADVTVHDVPVDGKGDVRDVDGTVTLASSSVKDLAKYSPLFDRLTLVDGGVELSGSTAVLGYDITYAATGDVAAERDGRGVTITPKGVRITNSDLGLKVNSIPGVTDVPVQVCTAQFLPEQLRVRALDVTARQATVRVTADRLPLTEQGLRTVGSCSG, encoded by the coding sequence ATGTCCGTCGCACCCGCCCCCTCCCGCAGGCGCCGCCGCTGGCCGATCGTCCTCGTCGTCGTGCTGCTCGTGCTCGCCGCCCTGGTCGTCGTCGCCGAGTTCGTCCTCCGCGGCGTGGTCGACCGGGTGATCGCCGACCAGGTCGAGCAGTCCCTCCCCGAGGGCGCGACCGGCGAGGTGACCGCACACGCCGAGGGCGTCGTCCTCCCGCAGCTCGTCACGGGCACCCTGGACCGCGTCGACATCCGCTCCGACCGCCTCACGGTCGACGGGGTCCCGCTCGCGGCCGACGTCACGGTGCACGACGTCCCGGTCGACGGGAAGGGCGACGTGCGGGACGTCGACGGCACGGTCACGCTGGCGTCGTCGAGCGTCAAGGACCTCGCGAAGTACAGCCCGCTGTTCGACCGTCTCACGCTCGTCGACGGCGGGGTCGAGCTGTCCGGGTCCACCGCGGTGCTCGGCTACGACATCACCTACGCGGCGACGGGCGACGTCGCCGCCGAACGGGACGGCCGCGGCGTCACGATCACCCCGAAGGGCGTCCGGATCACGAACTCCGACCTCGGCCTCAAGGTGAACTCGATCCCGGGCGTCACGGACGTGCCCGTGCAGGTCTGCACCGCGCAGTTCCTGCCCGAGCAGCTGCGCGTGCGTGCGCTCGACGTGACGGCCCGACAGGCGACGGTCCGGGTCACCGCCGACCGTCTGCCGCTCACCGAGCAGGGGCTCCGCACCGTCGGGTCCTGCTCCGGCTGA
- the rho gene encoding transcription termination factor Rho: MTNVNDSTPVEIPSDLRALRLPELQRIASSLGITGLSKLRKGDLIASIEDKRPVDAEQAAAAAPVELPVADEPATEQPAAQQAPEQPVAQQAAPEQVAPEQPAAQQSAPEQAATEQAATEQAAPEQGGPRGRRSRRVTSGGTVTAAPTSAAEHTNHGHTGTEDLLAGLDQVRAEKDAQEAAQSGQRRGRGNRAGRQDAAQRDDVQQDAGQEARAAAADVVADADTTEQSDQGHSGQGQSGQGQSSQDDQSQGDQDGGSRRGRRSRGRGRGRGQNGDAGEQQGTEQQNGQQQNGQQGGQKNGKQQDEQKSTDERAQQKQNGQQQNGQQQNGQQQNGQQNGQQQAAQQKQQAEAEAENGRGRRQRDRKRGRGAQNDDFEPEVTEDDVLIPIAGILDVLDNYAFVRTTGYLPGPSDVYVSLGQVKKYHLRKGDAIVGSIKQPRNDDQQSRQKYNALVKVDSVNGQTADEAAARVDFQDLTPLYPNERLRLETEPQKLSTRIIDLVSPIGKGQRGLIVSPPKAGKTVVLQAIANAIAKNNPEAHLMVVLVDERPEEVTDMQRTVKGEVIASTFDRPAEDHTTVAELAIERAKRLVELGHDVVVLLDSITRLGRAYNLSTPPSGRVLSGGVDSAALYPAKRFFGAARNIEDGGSLTILATALVETGSKMDEVIFEEFKGTGNMELRLNRHLADKRIFPAVDVNASGTRREEQLLSADEVTITWRLRRALAGLDTQQALEIVLRNLKETQSNVEFLVQVQKSVPSTGGRHDGHQE; encoded by the coding sequence TTGACGAACGTCAACGACTCCACCCCGGTGGAGATCCCCAGCGACCTGCGCGCCCTCCGACTCCCGGAGCTCCAGCGGATCGCTTCCTCGCTCGGCATCACCGGGCTCTCCAAGCTCCGCAAGGGCGACCTCATCGCCTCGATCGAGGACAAGCGCCCGGTCGACGCCGAGCAGGCCGCCGCTGCGGCACCGGTCGAGCTGCCCGTCGCCGACGAGCCGGCCACCGAGCAGCCCGCCGCGCAGCAGGCTCCCGAGCAGCCGGTCGCCCAGCAGGCCGCGCCCGAGCAGGTCGCCCCCGAGCAGCCCGCCGCGCAGCAGTCCGCCCCGGAGCAGGCCGCCACCGAGCAGGCCGCCACCGAGCAGGCCGCGCCCGAGCAGGGTGGCCCGCGTGGCCGCCGCTCGCGCCGCGTCACCTCCGGTGGCACCGTCACCGCCGCGCCGACCTCGGCAGCGGAGCACACCAACCACGGTCACACCGGCACCGAGGACCTCCTCGCCGGGCTCGACCAGGTCCGCGCCGAGAAGGACGCCCAGGAAGCCGCCCAGTCCGGGCAGCGCCGTGGGCGCGGGAACCGCGCCGGCCGCCAGGACGCCGCGCAGCGCGACGACGTCCAGCAGGACGCCGGCCAGGAGGCACGTGCTGCGGCCGCCGACGTCGTCGCCGACGCCGACACCACCGAGCAGTCCGACCAGGGCCACTCGGGTCAGGGCCAGTCCGGTCAGGGCCAGTCGAGTCAGGACGACCAGTCCCAGGGCGACCAGGACGGCGGCTCGCGCCGCGGGCGTCGCAGCCGTGGTCGTGGTCGCGGTCGCGGGCAGAACGGTGACGCCGGCGAGCAGCAGGGCACCGAGCAGCAGAACGGTCAGCAGCAGAACGGCCAGCAGGGCGGCCAGAAGAACGGCAAGCAGCAGGACGAGCAGAAGTCGACCGACGAGCGCGCCCAGCAGAAGCAGAACGGCCAGCAGCAGAACGGCCAGCAGCAGAACGGCCAGCAGCAGAACGGTCAGCAGAACGGCCAGCAGCAGGCCGCGCAGCAGAAGCAGCAGGCCGAGGCCGAGGCGGAGAACGGCCGCGGCCGTCGTCAGCGCGACCGCAAGCGCGGCCGCGGCGCCCAGAACGACGACTTCGAGCCCGAGGTCACCGAGGACGACGTCCTGATCCCGATCGCGGGCATCCTCGACGTCCTCGACAACTACGCGTTCGTCCGCACGACCGGCTACCTGCCGGGTCCGAGCGACGTCTACGTCTCCCTCGGCCAGGTGAAGAAGTACCACCTGCGCAAGGGCGACGCGATCGTCGGCTCGATCAAGCAGCCGCGGAACGACGACCAGCAGAGCCGCCAGAAGTACAACGCGCTCGTCAAGGTCGACTCCGTCAACGGTCAGACCGCCGACGAGGCCGCCGCGCGCGTCGACTTCCAGGACCTCACCCCGCTGTACCCGAACGAGCGTCTGCGCCTCGAGACCGAGCCGCAGAAGCTGTCGACGCGGATCATCGACCTCGTGTCGCCGATCGGCAAGGGCCAGCGCGGCCTCATCGTGTCGCCGCCGAAGGCCGGCAAGACCGTCGTGCTCCAGGCGATCGCGAACGCCATCGCCAAGAACAACCCCGAGGCGCACCTCATGGTCGTGCTCGTGGACGAGCGGCCCGAAGAGGTCACCGACATGCAGCGCACGGTGAAGGGCGAGGTCATCGCCTCGACCTTCGACCGTCCCGCCGAGGACCACACCACGGTCGCCGAGCTGGCGATCGAGCGTGCGAAGCGTCTCGTCGAGCTCGGCCACGACGTGGTCGTCCTGCTCGACTCGATCACCCGTCTGGGCCGCGCGTACAACCTGTCCACCCCGCCGTCGGGCCGCGTGCTCTCCGGTGGCGTCGACTCGGCCGCGCTCTACCCGGCCAAGCGCTTCTTCGGCGCCGCGCGCAACATCGAGGACGGCGGCTCGCTCACCATCCTCGCGACCGCCCTCGTCGAGACCGGTTCGAAGATGGACGAGGTGATCTTCGAGGAGTTCAAGGGCACCGGCAACATGGAGCTCCGCCTCAACCGTCACCTCGCAGACAAGCGGATCTTCCCCGCCGTCGACGTGAACGCCTCGGGCACCCGTCGCGAGGAGCAGCTGCTCTCCGCCGACGAGGTCACGATCACCTGGCGGCTGCGTCGGGCCCTCGCCGGCCTCGACACCCAGCAGGCGCTCGAGATCGTGCTGCGCAACCTCAAGGAGACGCAGTCGAACGTCGAGTTCCTGGTCCAGGTGCAGAAGTCGGTCCCGTCGACCGGCGGGCGCCACGACGGCCACCAGGAGTAA
- the thrC gene encoding threonine synthase, which yields MAHQWQGVLREYADRLDVTEATPVVTLGEGGTPLIPARRLSERTGADVYVKFEGMNPTGSFKDRGMTMAISKAVEHGAKAVICASTGNTSASAAAYATHAGITAAVLVPEGKIAMGKLSQAVAHDAQLLQVQGNFDDCLDIARDLAANYPVHLVNSVNNDRIEGQKTAAFEVVDVLGDAPDFHFLPVGNAGNYTAYSRGYREDVAAGRSTKMPRMFGFQAAGSAPIVRGEVVRQPDTIASAIRIGNPASWQFALEARDETDGYFGAITDEGILAAHRILSAEVGVFVEPASAIGVAGLLERADAGVVPQGATVVITVTGHGLKDPQWALRSPDGGEVTPTSVPVDTKSVAEVLGLVGPA from the coding sequence ATGGCCCACCAGTGGCAGGGAGTCCTGCGCGAGTACGCCGACCGTCTCGACGTCACCGAGGCGACGCCGGTCGTCACCCTCGGCGAGGGCGGCACCCCGCTCATCCCGGCGCGACGGCTGTCCGAGCGGACCGGCGCCGACGTGTACGTCAAGTTCGAGGGGATGAACCCGACCGGCTCCTTCAAGGACCGCGGCATGACGATGGCGATCTCGAAGGCCGTCGAGCACGGCGCGAAGGCCGTCATCTGCGCCTCGACCGGCAACACGAGCGCATCGGCCGCCGCGTACGCCACGCACGCCGGCATCACCGCGGCGGTGCTCGTGCCCGAGGGCAAGATCGCGATGGGCAAGCTCAGCCAGGCCGTCGCGCACGACGCGCAGCTGCTCCAGGTGCAGGGCAACTTCGACGACTGCCTCGACATCGCGCGCGACCTCGCCGCGAACTACCCGGTGCACCTGGTCAACTCGGTGAACAACGACCGCATCGAGGGCCAGAAGACCGCGGCCTTCGAGGTCGTCGACGTGCTCGGCGACGCGCCGGACTTCCACTTCCTGCCGGTCGGCAACGCGGGCAACTACACGGCGTACTCCCGCGGCTACCGCGAGGACGTCGCGGCCGGTCGCTCGACCAAGATGCCCCGCATGTTCGGGTTCCAGGCCGCCGGTTCCGCGCCGATCGTGCGCGGCGAGGTCGTCCGCCAGCCGGACACCATCGCCTCGGCCATCCGCATCGGCAACCCCGCGTCGTGGCAGTTCGCCCTCGAGGCACGCGACGAGACCGACGGGTACTTCGGTGCGATCACCGACGAGGGCATCCTCGCGGCGCACCGCATCCTGTCCGCCGAGGTCGGCGTGTTCGTCGAGCCCGCGTCCGCGATCGGCGTCGCCGGCCTGCTCGAGCGCGCCGACGCCGGTGTCGTGCCGCAGGGCGCGACGGTCGTCATCACGGTGACCGGCCACGGCCTGAAGGACCCGCAGTGGGCGCTCCGCAGCCCGGACGGCGGCGAGGTCACCCCGACGAGCGTGCCGGTGGACACGAAGTCGGTCGCCGAGGTGCTCGGACTGGTCGGCCCCGCGTGA
- a CDS encoding homoserine dehydrogenase yields the protein MIEYRNVRVALLGAGSVGSQVARLLLEHGDELASRAGAGLELVGIAVRDVDATRDVELPAELYTTDAESLILGADIVVELIGGIEPARSLVLQALQSGADVVTGNKALLATHGPELFAAAEQVGAQLYYEAAVAGAIPIIRPLHDSLAGDRIERIMGIVNGTTNFILDLMDREGSTFEDALATATALGYAEADPTADVEGYDAAQKAAILASLAFHTSVPLAAVHREGITSVTIEQVRAARKAGYVVKILATAERLTDENGVEGVSARVYPALVPEAHPLASVHGAKNAVFVEAEAAGDLMFYGAGAGGVETASAVLGDLVSAARRHVIGGPGVAESTQSALPVFPIGSVSTRYQITLHVADAPGVLSTVAGVLADHGVSVETVEQTAATDPGDGSAGTANLVIGTHLARESALAATVRALRGEDVVVEVTSVLRVVGA from the coding sequence ATGATCGAATACCGCAACGTCCGCGTCGCGCTGCTCGGAGCCGGCTCGGTCGGCTCCCAGGTGGCCCGGCTGCTCCTCGAGCACGGCGACGAACTGGCATCCCGTGCCGGCGCCGGCCTCGAGCTCGTCGGGATCGCCGTCCGCGACGTCGACGCCACGCGCGACGTCGAGCTGCCGGCGGAGCTGTACACGACGGACGCGGAGTCGCTCATCCTCGGAGCCGACATCGTCGTCGAGCTCATCGGCGGCATCGAGCCCGCGCGTTCCCTCGTCCTGCAGGCGCTGCAATCGGGCGCGGACGTCGTCACGGGCAACAAGGCGCTGCTCGCGACGCACGGCCCGGAGCTGTTCGCGGCTGCGGAGCAGGTCGGCGCCCAGCTGTACTACGAGGCCGCCGTGGCCGGGGCGATCCCGATCATCCGTCCGCTGCACGACTCCCTCGCCGGTGACCGCATCGAGCGGATCATGGGCATCGTCAACGGCACGACGAACTTCATCCTCGACCTCATGGACCGCGAGGGATCGACGTTCGAGGACGCCCTCGCGACCGCGACCGCGCTCGGGTACGCCGAGGCCGACCCGACGGCCGACGTCGAGGGCTACGACGCCGCGCAGAAGGCCGCGATCCTGGCCTCGCTCGCGTTCCACACCTCGGTGCCCCTCGCCGCCGTGCACCGCGAGGGCATCACCTCGGTCACGATCGAGCAGGTCCGCGCGGCGCGCAAGGCCGGCTACGTCGTGAAGATCCTGGCGACCGCCGAGCGTCTGACCGACGAGAACGGCGTCGAGGGCGTCAGCGCACGCGTCTACCCGGCCCTCGTGCCCGAGGCGCACCCGCTCGCGAGCGTGCACGGTGCGAAGAACGCGGTGTTCGTCGAGGCCGAGGCCGCTGGCGACCTCATGTTCTACGGTGCCGGTGCCGGCGGGGTCGAGACCGCGTCGGCCGTGCTCGGGGACCTCGTCTCCGCGGCGCGACGGCACGTCATCGGCGGTCCCGGCGTGGCGGAGTCGACGCAGTCCGCGCTGCCGGTGTTCCCGATCGGTTCGGTGAGCACCCGCTACCAGATCACGCTGCACGTGGCGGACGCCCCCGGCGTGCTGTCCACGGTCGCCGGCGTCCTCGCCGACCACGGCGTGAGCGTCGAGACCGTCGAGCAGACCGCGGCGACCGACCCGGGCGACGGTTCGGCCGGCACCGCGAACCTCGTGATCGGCACCCACCTCGCCCGTGAGTCCGCCTTGGCCGCGACCGTCCGGGCCCTCCGCGGCGAGGACGTCGTCGTCGAGGTGACGAGCGTGCTGCGCGTCGTCGGCGCCTAG
- the thrB gene encoding homoserine kinase, producing the protein MRVPATSANLGPGFDSLGLALALYDEVVVRVRPEPGATVTVEGVGAGEVASDDTNLVVQAVRRGLAHAGVEQPGLELHAVNAIAHGRGMGSSAAAIVAGLMAARGLLEGIVDLDAATLLALATEMEGHPDNVAPALFGGLTIAWMTPDGPAHKRLLVHRGVSPVVFVPTSTLSTKLARSLQPASVPHEDAAFNVSRSALLVAALIQSPELLLAATEDRLHQSYRASAMPETDALIGLLRQHGLAAVVSGAGPSLLVLGSDPSQRLTAADLVARHAESDWRALMLAVDLGGATVVPHSALEADPA; encoded by the coding sequence GTGCGCGTGCCGGCCACGTCGGCGAACCTCGGGCCGGGCTTCGACTCGCTCGGGCTCGCCCTGGCGCTGTACGACGAGGTCGTCGTGCGCGTCCGTCCGGAGCCCGGCGCGACCGTGACGGTCGAGGGCGTCGGCGCCGGCGAGGTGGCCTCCGACGACACGAACCTCGTCGTGCAGGCGGTCCGCCGCGGCCTCGCGCACGCCGGGGTCGAGCAACCCGGCCTCGAGCTGCACGCGGTCAACGCGATCGCGCACGGCCGCGGCATGGGGTCCTCGGCGGCGGCGATCGTCGCCGGGCTGATGGCCGCGAGGGGACTCCTCGAGGGCATCGTCGACCTCGACGCCGCGACGCTCCTCGCCCTGGCCACCGAGATGGAGGGGCACCCGGACAACGTGGCCCCGGCACTGTTCGGCGGCCTGACCATCGCGTGGATGACCCCGGACGGACCGGCCCACAAGCGGCTGCTCGTGCACCGCGGCGTCTCGCCCGTGGTGTTCGTGCCGACGTCGACGCTCTCCACCAAGCTCGCGCGGTCGCTGCAGCCCGCGAGCGTGCCCCACGAGGACGCCGCGTTCAACGTGTCCCGCTCGGCACTGCTCGTGGCGGCGCTCATCCAGAGCCCGGAGCTCCTGCTCGCCGCGACCGAGGACCGCCTGCACCAGTCGTACCGGGCGAGCGCGATGCCCGAGACCGACGCGCTCATCGGCCTGCTCCGGCAGCACGGACTCGCGGCCGTCGTGTCGGGCGCCGGGCCGAGCCTGCTCGTGCTCGGCAGCGACCCGTCGCAGCGCCTCACGGCAGCCGACCTCGTGGCGCGACACGCGGAGTCCGACTGGCGGGCGCTCATGCTGGCCGTCGACCTCGGTGGTGCTACAGTGGTGCCGCACTCGGCGCTCGAAGCCGATCCCGCGTAG